DNA sequence from the Bombus pyrosoma isolate SC7728 linkage group LG12, ASM1482585v1, whole genome shotgun sequence genome:
AGCACAAGTTATTAATTACACGAGAACAGTACGTTTTGCTCAGTAACGATAACGACGACAAGTCAACAAGAATAGAATAAATGTCTAGCTGTAATAGTAATACGattgtatttttaacgattaacGAGTAGTATTGGATTCACATTTAGGTGAGTAATCGCGAAGAACGACAGCGAGTAATTGCGTAAATCGCCTCGTAGCATAGGATTTGTAATCGTTTGATACTATAGACCAAAGTTTTCGTTCCAATTACCTGAAGAATAGTTTGATGTATATCGATTGCAATAGCACGGGTTTGGCAAACATTCAACGATCAcctatatattcttttttaatctttctcttttcttcgaccGTATCTGTGATTTcacctttttatttatatcgtcgATGTGCGAAACAAATCGTGCTTGGACAAACAGAAACGGGTAACAAAGCGGTCAAAGAATAATGTTCGAGAAGTTTAGTggttacaaaaagtatttgcttctttttccaataaagtatttctctttttatcagattctacatctcattttcataatacgtATCAAACTTTTATCCTCGTATAAAAGTACTACTAAATAATACGAAGTGTAAGATATTTGGTTCGTAAGAGTAGGCCTCGGTCTGATACAGAAGGGACTGTCTTAATTCTCCATTGAGCTATTTATTAatctatacgtataaaaaaaacGGTAAAAGAATTATGTCTGTATAttggataaaaaataaataaataaataaataaaacaatcatcCAGGAACAGCTCCTCAGCTATGAAGTCCAAGAAActaatttttggaatttttgtccCTCTGTTGGTTATTCTTACGtcttatttcttaaaaaatcgaacccttttataattttttgttcttttttttgttttctcctCTCGTTTTACTCCTCCTCTTACAGGACCTAATTAAACAGCGTTAAagtgcaataataaataaagtgttgtgcaaatactttttctaatcactgtacatatgtacgttCAACGTATTTGTTTAACTACGATAGAGTACGCGTTGTACATAAACATACTTCTGCACGATCAAAATCAAGTGGAATATTAGTAccatgtatgtacatatgtgtgtGCTAGTTGTTAATTGCAAGCGATTGCCAATACTCAGTGAAGGCATGTAGGAATACGATTgatattatcgaataatattattgaatatgtttgatttttattatttaggattttcttgtttttagAATCATAATAAGAGACAAAATCGAAGagtttgttaaaatttcaacgcCTGCGATTGGATCTTCGAATGTAACTAAAAATAATGTTCCAAGTGAAAAtcacgtataataatatacatatgcattaCATTTTACTTTACAGCTGGCAACTAATGAAATTTACTTActcataaaataatactttatgaAAGTAATATGTCATTTAATTAGTTTCGTTATAGGCATATTTTAGTAGGTCTAAAAGATATACTTGAGAACAACTTAAACAacgatcaaaatttttatgattttaattgTTCGTAAAAGCACGTGATGTTGcgctttattatatttttaggtCGTTCCTTTAATTGGTAAATGAATTATTGttactgtaataaaatttattataattgtatatgcTATATATTCTATACTTTTGTTGAAACAAGTAATATCTGAAAGGGTTAACtttatatctgaaaatatcgaattttttaaataaaattttatttgtatcactgaaaaagataattaactTATCTActactataattattattatttattataacttaaatttagaaatacgCATTACAAAACACATTTAACAAAGTTATATCAGATTGTATTTAGAATATTACCGAGTGTGTAAAGAATTGTAAGCTAAAtgatttctttgtaaaaaaaaaaaatttatactttagaATATGCTTGACTTGAGCTGAAGTACGCATTTGGATATAGCACTATACAACGGTATCACATTTTAGATAAAGCCCAGCAGTTTATTATAACGCAaggataatattatatttacatttttaatcgacgataatcttcgttcaataaattttactattctCGCTATGCTATAAATTACACGTTACAAAAAAAATGATGAGGTTTATATTACGTCAAActttttataagaatatatataataatataatcgtttaaaaaattatcgtacTAAATTAGATGAatgtttagaattttttagatgTTTAAATATTGGTGTTATTTTCCACATGTTAGTGGTAAGATCGTTAGCGTGAAaagaatttgcaatttttgaaaattaattctgaaaataatacatgtatatttcgaaaaaaaagaagctcagaagaataaaatatcatattacaatttatccgATGGAGTCAAGTCTCCTCTTAATTACGTTCTCTGTTACGTTTTCTGTAATTCGTCGACTTAAATCGTGCTTAATagcgttttattatttacatgcACAGATATGTTCTACACATCCTTAATAAGCTACTGATTGCGAGTTAAAGTTGCTCCATATAGATAGGTATTTCTATTGGACACGTGGGCTCTGTAGCCGCTTCGATACACAGCAATTACGAATGAACGAAGTACTAATACGTTAGTTCTGccgttgaataatttatacagaATAAAGGTGTCTTAATTAAGAATACacctataaattataattagtgCAATACACTTTTCTTTTGCTTCTCTTAAGTTCTTTTTTAggattatagatattttataaattcatttgatttttaaatttaaagtattCGAGCCGATCTTATCAATAATTTCTAGGGAAAATTATCTGAGGGGACAAGTCGCTAGCATCGGAGGTATGGAAGTTAATGAAGTAGGTTCTCTTAAATTAAGTTTATGCAGTTCTTCGTCCGCTTTGTTATGTTTCAACTCTTGCTGAGTGTACAAGAATTTATTCCACTCGTCGATTCTTGGATGTGCTAGATGCTATATTTACAGaaacatgtatatttacaattttcagtgttgaagatatatcgataatttgaaataattatttgtgaaGCTAAGTTAGTCAAATACtagattaataaaaagtaatattaccTCGGCGACGTCGTACACCCAAATCTTTCCAGTATCATCGCCAACGGTTACGTGTAAACCGCTCGGTGTCCACGAAACTCTGTTAAGAGCCGGAGAACCATTGATCACGATACTAGCGGTGGGTACTTCAGTATCTTGATTCAGATTCCATAAATCTAATCGTCCTGAATCGTCTACCGCGGCAAAGAGAGCTGGATGGGTCGGTGACCACGCAACGTCATAAACATAATCACCATTGTGCTCGAAAGAATATAGAGGTTTGCTCTCCTTAAGACTCCAGAGCTTAATCGTCCAATCGATGGACGATGTTAAGAACAGATGTGAGAAATCTATTCCGCCTTGTACAGCATGTGTGCTAATTCCTGTAACTGGTCCTTGATGACTTTCGTAAGAATCTAATACACCAGCTTTTGTACCATGACGACAAGCTACCGAACAAATACAGAGAGTTAGAACGGTTTGTAggataattgttaatttaatttcttttcgcaAAATTCGTTTACCGGAATATACAGTTCCTTCTTCGCTGCCTACaacgaaattattaacatCGCCATGGGGGAACGCCAAACATGTGGCGGCAATTGCTTTCGATTGTTTAGTATGAAGCTCCAATGTCTCTTGCGGTTGTGACAACATGTCTAAACTCCAGGAACACAGTTTGCCATCGGTTGATATGCTTATCAAATTGTGCGCGTTTTGTGCCCCAACAACGTTCAGACAATATACAGGATGCTGAAGATCATGGATAAAATTTCATCCTTTACGgtacattttctattattttacagaTCAATAATCAATTATCATTAAACGTTAGGTGAGAAGTAGAAAACTATTGTTTAACAGGATTACAAATAACATCGCGATGGTGTTATTATAGGACGAcgatattgaaacaaaattcatcCGGCCCGAAATTTCACCGATGATAGTAAAGTGACCTTTTATCAAACGACTTACGGTATGTGCGCTTGCCGATAGTGGAGTACGTTGAATAGGAGTTCTCTTTTGTACTCTATTGTCCCAGAGAACGATTTGTCCGGAATAAGTACCTCCCAAGATTAAATTAGGATGAAATCTTGCAAACGTGGTCGACATAACCGGAGACTgacaatggaaaataaattccgGCGTTGTTTTCTTAAACTTTGTGTTCCAAACCAAACACACTCCATCGGGATCATTTGGAGTGTCGTCGTTATTGTTATAGGAGGCTGCAAGAAGTTCTGGAAACTGAGGTGACCAATCCATCGAGGTCACACAACGATTACGAGACCATCGATCGCAGAAGAACCATCGATTTAACCACAAACGCTGATGACTCTTTTCGTCCCTACAAAATTGACGAAACTTATCGTGCATTAATccttatttacttttatcttatataatttatttaggaAGAATGAGTGAACGATTGGTGTATCGTAAtaagaacaaatatttatctttactCACATTCCATCTTCACCATCCATGGTACCGGTATAATCGCTATAAATATTAACGGATTCTCCTAATGCCCTTTCCACAATTCTACTAGTACGATCAAGGAATCGTTGAAAATCTTCCGACAGTATAATcatttgtttctcttcttcgctGAGTTCTTGTACTATaaattagtatttatataattaattatatagtttGATCGCAGTAAAGGATACGAAAGGCTCcgtattgtataatttaaggcaaaagaaaaatcaccTTCTTTaggtttttccttttccttttcttgcTCCACTTGCGTAACCGCTGGCTGCACTTCCTTAACCTGTGGCAAACCATGGGGAAGAATTCCAGGAGGAAGCTTGCTTTGGAAACCATCCATATGCGGCAAACTGTTCTCTTCGTCTTCGGCTTGGCCATCATCAAATGTCAAAACTGTGGTGAATAAGCTGGTTCCGCCACGAGTACCCTAACTTGGATATATCTATCTACCTCTGGCAAATGCCCTACTTTAAGAATTCGAATGCTCTacgttgaaaaaaaagaagaaaaagatagcTATACTAcctcgtaacgctacataataAACGTCATTGGCATCTCCTACAAGATATTctacgtaaaataataattgcaagAACCTGTCGCGTTAAAATCCGAACTAGGACAGAAATGCATAAAAGTAAAGAGCAAAATCGCGATGCATTCGTATATTTGTGCAAGTTGTGCAACTCTTATTCATATCTATGTTGATTATTACGTTTAACTTTGAAATGTATTAGCTACCATGTAATTGAAACGtcacaaaaaataaaataaactttttgcAAATAAAGAAACTGTGAAAGCGTCAAGTTTAAGGGATGCAACTCTCTTTCAAAAGTTTTTGTAAAAGCGTATAAAAGttacatatgtgtatacaaaaaataatataagaataataactgatcgaaagatgaaaaattatacagatATTAGGAGAGGCGACTAGGTTGAATCACATGCATCGACATTAGtcacgtatgtatgtataagaAGGTGGACTGCTTGTTGGTGGattacgtaaataaaaatcggATTTTAATCTGAGATATTTTACGATTGACATGAAAATCATCCGAAAACATATCTCTCCACCCTTCGTTTTAGCATAAATGCAGATGAAATGGAAGAATGAGCCGAAGTAAATGAAAGATTgatcgatgattttttaagTGAAGTATacgttacgttatactgtaGGTATATAAAACATCGATTCATAAATGCTTTCAATATCAGTACCCATTAACGAATAGAgctctcttttttctcgtcAATTTTTCAACATCGAAGATTATACAgaatcgaaaaaataaaaatacaaaaattgtgaTACGTTAACGCAACTTCCCAAGTCTCATGCAGCAGCTAgagaatatgtaatttatataagaacaaaaaaaaaaaaattctttttaattttctagttCGTATCtatacttgaaaaaaaaaaaaaagaaaaagaaaaaaaaaagaaaaaaaattgctcAAGTGataaacgaaatgaaaatgataatgatgatttattatattgtacttCGATCATGCGTAGTGAAATATGACGAATGATTGAAGAAAACcataaaattgtatgtatGACATCTACGCATGCAGGACAAATGAAGCAAGTTTTTACAGTTATGAAACAAAACCATAGAAAACTACTTAACAATCTGATGATTTATCAAGCAAGTTCGAGTGTAATTTGATAGTACAAGTTCCCTCCTTTCAGTGCATACAAATACAATAActgaatagaagaaaaaaaacgaacaaaaaattattggtCGAATGCAATTTtgtgaaaatgaatataatcCTTGTATCGGTGATATTAATTAGGTAGAGTGAATCGTCTCTAGAGAGGATTACCTACCTGTAAATTCGTCCTCCCATTCTAAACCAGGATTTAGATTGTACTCGTCTTGAaggagggaaaagaaaatgtcaaTCAATCACGTGTTTTATCATGTTAGTTATGTTTGTATCTAATTTCACGTCTCtcatagaaaattattgatgTATGccacgaaaatatatttacatatccTTCACGGATGTAACAAAACCTGTTaattattctcaaaaataGCACGCGATATATACGCTATAAATAGCctatcgattaattttgaatCCAATAGCATTTTGATCGAAAACAGTTACAATTACGTATAAGATCTATTCGTTAATGTTTTCCCCTTTACCATGCAAGATACATCAACAATTAACTAGAAAGATTGAAATGGTAATATTGGATTGGAgacgataatattaattataaatatatttatatacatgcaAATAGTATAGTAATATACCCTATAAACATCATCATATTTGTTAACAAGATTATGCTCTAAAGGGAtcgataaagaatataaaatccTTTTCCTGATCTTTGTATAAAATACCTGTTATTTAtgcttttaaatttgattttctaacAATATTCTCCGCAATCTCCgcaaatttatacatattgaattaataaatccatttcttataacatttttttctaatattaattttttcaaattaaatcaaCGATACACGTACATCTTACGAAATTGCAATCCCTTTAGGCTTTTGAACAAACTTCAGTTAAAAatcatcatatatatatatatatatatatactgtaatCTCTTTATTCATTTACAACTACGTCGCTAATTTAACGATCTAAGGGaacagtaattttttaataaattgattcCATCGTAAAAcacaatattacaaaatttggGAAATAAGTTTTTGTagaacaacaacaacaaaaaaaaaaaaaaaaaaaaaaaaaaaaaaaaaaaaaaaaaaaaaaaaaaaggggggaagaagaaacgaagacgaagaaaattgacaaaatctaaatattttaacataatagACTGACATCTCCGACTATTAATTTACATGAATGAATTCACCATATTCCAATCCGTttgaaagatatgaaataaaaatagcttttattaaaagaaaagtatcaTCACAAAGTTTACATAATACGAAGAGACGTTTTatcggaagaaaaatattaataacatttgaaatacgtattattttcacaaaatgtatttctatgtaaacaaacaatttctaatttttactaattcAATGAACTTTCTTGCTATATCATTTTCACAAAAAACGAAACCGTGCTGTTAAGAAGCAACATCTGCAAATCGAACTTTTGCGACACTAAAAGCTCAAGCCACAGAACTCGTTGCTGTgtgttcttttcttctatttaaaaaaagaaaactttgtttatacaatatttaccAACTCTAACACCATAATATCCGCTCCCATGTTAGTATACTGTAGTAACCCAAGTAACTACGAAAACTATAACCGTGAAATCGCGCCGAGAACTCTGGAAGGTGCGTTAAGTTGTGACAAGATTTGTCAATGGATATtcatacaataaaataatttttgtttcagacAATCCCAGTTTCAAACGATAtcgaataattcgataaattatttaaacgtactctttattataaaatcttatCAAATATCAGAACGTTAAAACATCTATAGTTTActttataaacttttatagtgcgaaaaattgttattaatgaaaaaattggtAAGGAATTACTTAATACAGATCGGTCATATCGTAACTTTTATAAAGTTTTCTCagcaaatatgattttattctgTAAGAATTACTCTATACcataattatgttataattcgagaaatatttcggTTAATAGAAAAGATATCATTAAgtgtaatagaaatagaaataaagtacaaaattaaaattttttatgatagaattttttaactctGTCTCTAAATGGATAGTTAAGTACTCCAAAGGTAGtctacaaattttcaagatcTTCATTTAATTAATGCTAACGAATATAAAGgccaaatatttttactatgtATTTGAAGTATCGAAAACATGGAATTACATTTTGCAATTCAACTTCTGTACAATAATCTTTTGTATGTGTTCTGTACATTGTGTTTTGCATATAAATTggtttccaatttttaacaagtatttagtattattatactttgaattgtaaaatttatacatttatgcgTGTTTGTTTCTTCTCATTTAAGTATCTGTCGTGCATGctttcataaatgtataaatgttaaaatatttccgtTTCAGAATCGGGATGTcagataaattttcgaaagaaaaaaaaaagaaaaaatgataaatacagAAACTAAAGATAGAATAcaccaataaaaaaaaaaagatattgataTAAGAAGTAAAAGAGCCAAAAAGTCCAAAGCAAGATATAAGGTAGCGAAGATATTCTAGATTCTGGGTGGAGAGTCATTTTGTATGTCTACAATactgataaattttattcaaatgtaGCTCACTTTGCTATTAAACTTTTACATGAATACTTGAGCTTGAAGAGAAAGGTAGAAAGAaagaggcagagagagagagagagagagagagaaacagagagagaacgagagcgagagagagagagagagtgcaTTCTCTAGCTTACTAGCTAATCCACCATGTAATGGTTCTCTTacctttaaaatttattataatttaaaaaatttagattttcgCATATGGAATTCGTCTTTTACATATCTATTTCGTCCTAATGCTTTTAATTTGTATCTCGTTTACATTTTACGTATTGTCAATTCTAAGAGAATAAATGGAATATATCTAAACCTAAATCTGAACCTAAAACTTGTTGAAAACCAAGAGAAATCATAACTTACCGTAATAGTCGAATGCATGAGCTGAGAAGAGGAGGGAAAAAAATTGCACTTAGTTACAATCCTTTAAGAATGCACTACACTAATAGCACCTCTCTACACTCAGACCATAAGcattttaagagaaaaaagtttcaataataaaatatctagaaaaaatcaaataaaaagaaaacaatatacGATACTTTGGCGCCAAATGTCTATAAttggaattataaataatatgtttcaTTCTTACTAACTTGTTTCAAAGCATTTATAGCATTTTTCCTTATTAAAACTTATATTGCACGTGCtcggtaaaaatatatttgcctttataaaaataagctATTTCTTATGATCGTTTGTTAGATACTAAATAGAACTGAAGTTTTAATCGTActaaggaaaaaaaaagaaaaagagaaaaaaacaaaaaaaaattttatacgctGAATGTAGTTAGGTGGGTAtagatttgtaaatttttatattgtgcTGTGCTGCGGTTCCTACGCGTAAGAGGAAACATAcatattcaatatttcttGCATTATTGAAGTACGATTCAAACAgtataatttcaatctttgCCGTAATTCAACACCTCTTAAATTTTGTACTGACTATGTTTAACGAGaagttataaaacatttcttatCGAACGTGACTACCAATGGATGCTTTTAATAAGCAATATTCAATATCTCACTTACATTCCTTGTCACACTTATTTCCACCCCCCTAAGTTTCTCAGAAATAAACTTTGCTataaattgttcaaaataaaagttttgttAGAGTACTGGACAAGTTTATAATGCACTACATTTTGCACGctataatagataaaaaacAATAGACATGACatacaaacatttttgaaCATAATATCCCTTTTTAAGTACTAAACAAAATACTAAGTAACTGGATTtctaatatgttataataattgttacaattaAAACAATGTTGCTTTCTACGAATATTCATATTCACAAATTATTAAAGCATCAATAATAATCATCTATCTGTttgctataataaatttaatgctAGCACACATGAGTCAAGGTATACTAACTTATTGTTGtaataaactttaaattttccCAACAAACAGGACGCCTAATGTTAATTGTATTGTATAACTTTAATAGACTGttagtatattattaaattaaattatataaagcaTGTTAGAAGCCTATTTATGCAAACAAGTGGACGTTGTATATGGTAGtgatagataaaatatatatattacaactGCATAATGTtagaaaactaaaatttttgatattctttaaaaattcctttcttctGCTTAATACAGCTgaacatattttcaattaactcGACTTTACTCTCTATTGTACTCAATTCAGAGATTAAAATgggaaatttctaaattcttaatatttcactGCATCTATATATCTTGTATATCTATCTCcatatacaatatttgtaaattaactgAGATTGTAGAATCAATCAAACATAATCATCGTTCAGttcaattttgataatattcgaTGCTACATAGAAATACGAATAGAAAAGTtgataaaagttaatataaatagaaactaCTGTCAGTTTTGATTCTACACTCCTCTGTTGCGAATATAGATATCTGTGTATCTACctctattatatattgttgtaCAACAATTATAGGAAaggtaataaaaagaagacagaacATACATAGGTAGTTTGGTGCAGACCCACCTTTCCTGGGACGCCACCAGTCAGTCTCAAAGTAGCCTGCGGAGTAAGAGTGAGTTGGTGTTGTTGTTGAACAGGAGGAGTAGATGGTGTATGCAGAAGAAGATGCGGACAGTCCTTATGTCCAACACCAGTTGATTTGACCGTTTGTATCGCAAGACAATGGAATAcgcgtatatttaataatgccGCAAGTTCAGTTAGGTAACGGGACACGCATGTAACACGTAATATATCCCACATTTTTATACCAAATATCTTTCTTAAGTTTAacaatcataaataaaataatactttattattagaaaCGCTAAAAAagtaaactttattttaaaaaatatatttcaacgaattatattttattttaagaatgatacattcaaaaatattactgtttggtatttgaataattaaaaaaagtttgTAGTAAAGTAGGTGGTATAAGAAgtggaattattaaaaaatcccAACTTTTCGAcagtttttataaatgtttgtataactgagaagaaaattccaagataaataaaaaattaagaatcatGACCAACTGAAATTGCggtttaataaaacgaaagtgaaaataaaaaaaggaaatagttTCCATCaccaagaaaaataatatttgtttccaTAACCCGATTTTGTTAAGTGTTATCCATTTCTACTAATACTTCTTCTACGAAGTATGTAAAAGTgtacaaataaaaacattacaaCATCCGCTATGTAATTGTTAGAATACCCTTAAATGATATACTTGAATATCACGATAGACTTATTATTTCCtcaataacattaaatttacattaaaagcACAATCTTCTttgttattattcttattaatggTAACAACAAGAcattattaaagataaatgaaTTCACTTGTTAATATATGCAAAAACTGTTCAAGCAGATATCTTATATTCATGATTATAGTTATTCCTTTTTAAGTGTTGAAAACTGCTGGAAACTTAGTTCAACAAAAGCtaatacatacaataaaagaataaacaaataaaataccaaTATCGCTACAAATATGTGACATGCTATTTTTAAACATGAACAAACTTTAAGAATATGTAAGTTTCCTCATTagttaaaattaatcataaaacACAACATAAATGGCTAAACCAATTCTCATTATTATCACAATAAAAACAAGatcacaaataaaataatgtgaCTGGTTGTGTGTTATTACACAatgtacgtattattacatctGGCTATGGTATTAGGTACCTATTAATATTGTCAGTAATGGcatatatgttttaaaaatatacattcttATATACACCACCCACTTTACCATATTCAACCATATATAGGCATATGTGAAAGTGATagcatttttcaaaatactaAAAAGGTATCAGAAACTTTGTAATCCTTTGTATTCTTCTGTAaacataattcataaatttagatattaatatcttttaattttcaaaattcaactATAACGGTTTTCAATCTTTAATAATGCATAGAGGAGGA
Encoded proteins:
- the LOC122573920 gene encoding cytoplasmic dynein 1 intermediate chain-like isoform X5, with amino-acid sequence MMSDRKAELERKKAKLQAIREEKERRRREKEQKDVEEATVRAAGTDKDHRKELDAMLSSLGVAPVSDVLSSLSSMNSLTPEQSTNATPDASLQPSSINSAQSSSARKKNRELTIVSVAHTNIPPKEPVVYTKQTQTIQTSHTSHDGLSASSSAYTIYSSCSTTTPTHSYSAGYFETDWWRPRKAHAFDYYDEYNLNPGLEWEDEFTVLTFDDGQAEDEENSLPHMDGFQSKLPPGILPHGLPQVKEVQPAVTQVEQEKEKEKPKEVQELSEEEKQMIILSEDFQRFLDRTSRIVERALGESVNIYSDYTGTMDGEDGMDEKSHQRLWLNRWFFCDRWSRNRCVTSMDWSPQFPELLAASYNNNDDTPNDPDGVCLVWNTKFKKTTPEFIFHCQSPVMSTTFARFHPNLILGGTYSGQIVLWDNRVQKRTPIQRTPLSASAHTHPVYCLNVVGAQNAHNLISISTDGKLCSWSLDMLSQPQETLELHTKQSKAIAATCLAFPHGDVNNFVVGSEEGTVYSACRHGTKAGVLDSYESHQGPVTGISTHAVQGGIDFSHLFLTSSIDWTIKLWSLKESKPLYSFEHNGDYVYDVAWSPTHPALFAAVDDSGRLDLWNLNQDTEVPTASIVINGSPALNRVSWTPSGLHVTVGDDTGKIWVYDVAEHLAHPRIDEWNKFLYTQQELKHNKADEELHKLNLREPTSLTSIPPMLATCPLR
- the LOC122573920 gene encoding cytoplasmic dynein 1 intermediate chain-like isoform X32; amino-acid sequence: MMSDRKAELERKKAKLQAIREEKERRRREKEQKDVEEATVRAAGTDKDHRKELDAMLSSLGVAPVSDVLSSLSSMNSLTPEQSTNATPDASLQPSSINSAQSSSARKKNRELTIVSVAHTNIPPKEPVVYTKQTQTIQTSHTSHDAHAFDYYVLTFDDGQAEDEENSLPHMDGFQSKLPPGILPHGLPQVKEVQPAVTQVEQEKEKEKPKEVQELSEEEKQMIILSEDFQRFLDRTSRIVERALGESVNIYSDYTGTMDGEDGMDEKSHQRLWLNRWFFCDRWSRNRCVTSMDWSPQFPELLAASYNNNDDTPNDPDGVCLVWNTKFKKTTPEFIFHCQSPVMSTTFARFHPNLILGGTYSGQIVLWDNRVQKRTPIQRTPLSASAHTHPVYCLNVVGAQNAHNLISISTDGKLCSWSLDMLSQPQETLELHTKQSKAIAATCLAFPHGDVNNFVVGSEEGTVYSACRHGTKAGVLDSYESHQGPVTGISTHAVQGGIDFSHLFLTSSIDWTIKLWSLKESKPLYSFEHNGDYVYDVAWSPTHPALFAAVDDSGRLDLWNLNQDTEVPTASIVINGSPALNRVSWTPSGLHVTVGDDTGKIWVYDVAEHLAHPRIDEWNKFLYTQQELKHNKADEELHKLNLREPTSLTSIPPMLATCPLR